A region of Jannaschia sp. W003 DNA encodes the following proteins:
- a CDS encoding DUF6639 family protein has product MAAATDAFPCAEAPASVHGTNAPAVCSAAARAQRLMGRCGVPPVDRPIRIDVVDAMESDCLGRYHCGEDRIELLAPDAMHDAVTPDGIFAPMTPSTLFESVVVHEFVHAAMEGHPCPFDACPATQEYAAYTLQILSMPAGDRERITKRVEDMFDAPIEDMELNPFVAMMAPDRFALKAWAHLLAREEGCAFVGAAVSGRATLDAPAL; this is encoded by the coding sequence ATGGCTGCCGCGACCGACGCCTTCCCCTGCGCGGAGGCGCCGGCGTCGGTGCACGGGACGAACGCCCCGGCGGTCTGCTCGGCCGCGGCGCGCGCGCAGCGGCTCATGGGGCGGTGCGGCGTGCCGCCCGTCGACCGCCCCATCCGCATCGACGTGGTCGACGCCATGGAGAGCGACTGCCTGGGGCGCTACCACTGCGGCGAGGATCGCATCGAGCTCCTCGCCCCCGACGCGATGCACGACGCCGTCACGCCGGACGGCATCTTCGCGCCGATGACCCCGTCGACCCTGTTCGAGAGCGTGGTCGTCCACGAGTTCGTCCACGCCGCGATGGAAGGGCATCCCTGCCCGTTCGACGCCTGCCCCGCGACGCAGGAATACGCGGCCTACACGCTCCAGATCCTGTCGATGCCGGCCGGCGACCGGGAGCGGATCACGAAGCGGGTGGAGGACATGTTCGACGCGCCCATCGAGGACATGGAGCTCAATCCCTTCGTCGCGATGATGGCGCCGGATCGCTTCGCGCTGAAAGCCTGGGCCCACCTCCTGGCCCGCGAGGAGGGATGCGCCTTCGTCGGGGCCGCCGTGTCGGGCAGGGCCACGCTCGACGCGCCCGCACTCTGA